In Sphaeramia orbicularis chromosome 5, fSphaOr1.1, whole genome shotgun sequence, a genomic segment contains:
- the cpne1 gene encoding copine-1: MADCVSKVELSVSCSDLLDKDVGSKSDPLCVLLQKSGSDKWTELCRTERVKNCSSPSFSQRLRLDYHFETVQNLKLGVYDIDNSSSDLGDDDYLGGVELTLGQIVSSKTLTRPLQLKKGKPAGKGTITVTAEEVKDNRAIELELEAKNLDKKDTFGKSDPFLEFFKQGDDGKWHLVHRTEVVKNNLNPSWKKFCIPLQTFCSSDLDRPLKVDCSDHDSDGSHDLIGSFTTKVSELQKAAHGSLVEFQCIHPEKQKKKKSYKNSGVVSVKKCKLLTQYSFLDYVMGGCQINFTVGIDFTGSNGDPRSPNSLHYMSPDGLNQYLSALWSVGQVVQDYDTDKLFPAFGFGAKLPPDYQAAHHEFALNFNPTNPYCQGIQGIVEAYRMVLPQLRLSGPTNFSPIITHVASIAAAAAQANSASQYFVLLILTDGEITDFDQTRDAIVRASRLPLSIIIVGVGPADFQAMELLDGDDGVLRSTVGEAVSRDIVQFVPFRKFKDAPMSSLAQSVLAEVPTQLVSYFKMRGFEPAKPPVKPAAPKE, encoded by the exons ATGGCGGACTGTGTCAGTAAGGTGGAGCTGAGCGTTTCCTGTTCGGACCTGTTGGATAAAGATGTGGGCTCGAAGTCGGACCCTCTGTGTGTCCTGTTGCAGAAATCAGGATCCGACAAATGGACCGAG TTGTGTCGTACGGAGCGAGTGAAGAACTGCTCCAGTCCGTCCTTCAGTCAGCGTCTCAGACTGGACTATCACTTCGAAACGGTCCAGAACCTGAAGCTCGGAGTTTATGACATCGACAACTCGTCCTCTGACCTCGGCGATGATGACTACCTGGGAGGGGTGGAGCTAACTCTGGGACAG ATTGTTTCCAGTAAAACACTGACACGACCTCTGCAGCTGAAGAAAGGCAAACCTGCAGGGAAAGGAACCATCACC GTCACAGCAGAGGAGGTTAAAGACAACAGAGCCATCGAACTGGAACTGGAGGCCAAAAACCTGGACAAGAAG GATACGTTTGGGAAATCTGATCCTTTCCTGGAGTTTTTTAAGCAAGGAGATGACGGGAAGTGGCACCTGGTCCACAGAACTGAG gtggtgAAGAACAATCTGAATCCATCTTGGAAGAAGTTCTGTATTCCCCTGCAGACGTTCTGCAGCAGTGACCTCGACCGACCGCTCAAG GTCGACTGTTCTGATCACGACAGCGACGGGTCTCACGATCTGATCGGATCTTTCACCACCAAAGTGTCGGAGCTGCAGAAAGCTGCCCACGGCTCCCtg gtgGAGTTTCAGTGCATCCACCctgagaaacagaagaagaagaagagctacAAGAACTCAGGAGTTGTCTCTGTCAAGAAATGCAAG cTGCTGACTCAGTACTCCTTCCTGGACTACGTGATGGGCGGATGTCAGATCAACTTCACC GTGGGGATCGACTTCACTGGTTCCAACGGTGATCCTCGTTCACCTAATTCTCTCCACTATATGAGTCCAGATGGGCTGAACCAGTACCTGTCGGCGCTGTGGTCTGTGGGTCAGGTGGTGCAGGACTATGACAC TGATAAACTCTTCCCAGCTTTCGGTTTTGGAGCCAAACTTCCTCCAGACTACCAG GCTGCACACCATGAGTTCGCCCTGAACTTTAACCCCACCAACCCGTACTGCCAag GTATTCAGGGCATCGTCGAGGCCTACAGGATGGTTCTGCCTCAGCTCAGACTGTCTGGACCCACAAACTTCTCTCCTATCATCACCCATGTTGCCTCCATAGCAGCCGCTGCCGCGCAGGCCAACAGCGCCTCT CAGTACTTCGTCCTCCTCATCCTCACCGACGGGGAGATCACGGACTTCGATCAGACCCGTGATGCCATTGTGCGGGCGTCACGGCTGCCGCTGTCCATCATCATCGTGGGGGTGGGACCGGCCGACTTCCAGGCCATGGAGCTGCTGGACGGAGACGACGGTGTCCTGAGGTCGACGGTGGGGGAGGCGGTGTCCAGAGACATCGTCCAGTTCGTCCCCTTCAGAAAGTTCAAAGAC gcACCCATGTCATCTCTGGCTCAGTCGGTTCTGGCTGAAGTTCCCACTCAGCTGGTGTCGTATTTTAAAATGAGAGGCTTTGAACCGGCCAAACCACCAGTAAAACCAGCGGCGCCCAAGGAGTAG
- the rbm12 gene encoding RNA-binding protein 12, with the protein MAVVIRLQGLPIVAGTMDIRHFFSGLTIPDGGVHIVGGEHGEAFIVFATDEDARLGMMRTGGSIKGSKVSLLLSSKTEMQNMIELSRRRFEAGAGAVEATAPAAGNTNRQSVAAPIPTVQPSAGRSSSHGNQGFNTPASVTAASSSQEPPSNKAVASLASVVPSFPNSYSTAPTITTALASLNAGPPPIPPLPSMPSMPPMPTLPTIPVPPPVSSLPPVPTVSPLSQGPPVPPMSHLPHMSSLPPFNPSLPPPAGLGSGLPLGTPNPMLFNPLSPLASLGLQAHMKAAAAVATGAANPDELYVLLQHLPFSCSEMEVREFFRGLGVDGVRILRDLQGRPTGRAMVKFFSPQDSFEAVKRGGGMMGQRFIEITPGSERQWISVNDGTHGHGAHNSKSIINEAHDLQHRRGNAGSGTGGRDQRGRSRSPHRQEYCVYLKGLPYEADKKQIKDFFKDLAMVDDSIYIAYGPNGRATGEGFLEFKTEQDHKTALGAHMQYMGTRFIQVHPISRKGMLEKIDAIRKREAVQSDGKNPDGSKAPRNCAHITNIPYNVSKKDVRAFLEGVGLYEDTLKVLTDSHGNGLGQAIFQLRTEEDARKAERLHRQKLNGRDAFVHLVTFDQMKEIERNPPPQNKRGQRNQNQNQQNQNQHQSAHPSPQQPQINPFAGISGEEFNFLRNTMGNLNSAPFVTPFSAPGNGLAGPPPLPPLAAGLGDVNLGVAPPLVAGLPGAPILEPPGFRPGAAGGAPFGQDGLRGLVPFENPNRKAGGGGQNRGGGASSSQGRPGGGTGGGQPVFSPGADGLRNQPPPGGPNNPNGQRGGAGPTIVKLQNMPFTVSVDEIMDFFYGYQVLPGSVCLQFSEKGLPTGEAMVAFQNHEEATAAVMDLNDRPIGARKVKISLG; encoded by the coding sequence ATGGCAGTAGTCATCAGGCTGCAGGGTCTGCCGATAGTGGCCGGCACCATGGACATCAGACACTTCTTCTCCGGCCTCACCATCCCTGACGGGGGAGTACACATCGTTGGGGGAGAACACGGTGAGGCTTTTATCGTCTTTGCAACCGATGAAGATGCTCGACTCGGGATGATGCGTACAGGCGGGTCCATCAAGGGCTCCAAAGTGTCATTGTTGCTCAGTAGCAAGACGGAAATGCAAAACATGATTGAGCTTAGCCGCCGCCGATTCGAAGCAGGGGCTGGTGCTGTGGAAGCAACAGCACCTGCTGCAGGAAACACCAACAGGCAGTCAGTTGCTGCTCCTATTCCTACAGTGCAGCCATCAGCTGGGAGGAGCAGTAGTCATGGAAACCAGGGCTTCAACACACCGGCTTCAGTGACAGCAGCAAGTTCATCTCAGGAGCCTCCAAGTAACAAGGCAGTAGCCAGCCTGGCCAGTGTGGTGCCCAGCTTCCCCAACAGTTACAGTACTGCCCCCACAATCACTACAGCATTGGCCTCACTCAATGCAGGGCCCCCACCCATCCCTCCACTTCCCAGCATGCCTTCGATGCCCCCTATGCCAACCCTGCCCACCATTCCGGTCCCCCCTCCAGTGTCTTCCTTGCCCCCTGTTCCCACGGTCTCCCCACTGTCCCAGGGTCCTCCAGTGCCACCGATGTCCCACCTTCCCCATATGTCATCCCTGCCCCCCTTcaatccatccctccctccccctGCAGGGCTTGGCTCTGGCCTCCCTCTAGGAACCCCGAACCCCATGCTGTTCAATCCTCTCTCCCCTCTGGCCTCACTTGGCCTCCAGGCCCACATGAAAGCTGCAGCTGCTGTTGCCACAGGAGCAGCCAATCCAGATGAGCTCTATGTCCTCCTTCAGCATTTACCATTCTCTTGCTCAGAGATGGAGGTCCGGGAGTTCTTTAGAGGTCTGGGGGTGGATGGGGTTCGCATACTGAGGGATCTACAGGGCCGGCCAACAGGTAGAGCAATGGTCAAGTTCTTCTCACCTCAGGATAGCTTTGAAGCTGTAAAACGAGGAGGTGGCATGATGGGACAGCGGTTTATTGAGATCACTCCAGGTTCTGAGCGGCAATGGATCAGTGTCAATGACGGCACCCATGGTCATGGTGCCCATAACAGCAAATCAATCATCAATGAAGCACATGACCTGCAGCATCGCCGAGGTAATGCTGGCTCCGGGACAGGAGGCAGGGATCAGCGTGGCAGGTCCAGATCTCCTCATCGGCAGGAGTACTGTGTCTATCTTAAAGGTCTCCCCTACGAAGCAGACAAGAAGCAGATAAAGGACTTCTTCAAGGACTTAGCCATGGTGGATGACAGCATCTACATTGCCTATGGCCCCAATGGGCGAGCCACTGGAGAGGGCTTTCTTGAGTTTAAAACAGAACAAGATCACAAGACTGCACTGGGTGCCCACATGCAGTACATGGGCACCCGCTTCATCCAGGTCCATCCAATCAGCCGCAAGGGAATGCTAGAGAAAATTGATGCCATTCGCAAACGTGAGGCAGTGCAAAGTGATGGCAAAAACCCAGATGGCTCCAAAGCTCCACGGAATTGTGCGCATATCACTAACATCCCTTATAATGTTTCCAAGAAGGATGTGCGTGCCTTCTTGGAAGGGGTGGGACTTTATGAGGACACCCTAAAAGTCCTGACAGATAGCCATGGTAACGGTTTAGGGCAAGCCATTTTTCAGCTGCGAACCGAGGAAGATGCTCGCAAAGCTGAGAGACTACACCGCCAGAAACTGAATGGCCGTGATGCTTTTGTCCACCTTGTCACCTTTGATCAGATGAAAGAAATTGAGAGAAATCCTCCTCCTCAGAACAAGCGTGGCCAACGCAACCAgaaccaaaatcaacaaaatcaaaacCAACATCAGTCAGCCCACCCCAGCCCCCAGCAGCCCCAAATCAACCCATTTGCTGGTATTAGTGGGGAGGAGTTCAACTTCCTCAGAAACACCATGGGGAACCTAAACAGTGCCCCCTTTGTAACACCATTCTCAGCTCCAGGCAATGGACTGGCTggtcctcctcccctccctccacTGGCTGCAGGCCTCGGTGATGTAAATCTGGGCGTGGCTCCTCCATTAGTTGCTGGTCTTCCAGGAGCTCCGATTCTGGAGCCTCCAGGATTCCGACCTGGTGCTGCAGGAGGAGCTCCATTTGGCCAAGATGGGTTAAGAGGCTTGGTGCCTTTTGAAAATCCCAACAGAAAGGCAGGTGGAGGGGGACAGAATCGAGGAGGAGGAGCTAGCAGCAGCCAAGGCCGTCCAGGGGGCGGGACTGGAGGTGGACAGCCAGTGTTCAGTCCAGGTGCTGATGGACTACGTAACCAGCCTCCCCCTGGAGGACCCAACAACCCCAACGGTCAGCGTGGGGGAGCTGGACCCACGATAGTCAAGCTCCAGAACATGCCATTCACAGTAAGTGTGGATGAGATCATGGACTTCTTCTATGGTTACCAGGTGCTGCCGGGCTCTGTCTGCCTGCAGTTCAGTGAGAAAGGATTGCCAACTGGTGAGGCCATGGTGGCTTTCCAGAACCATGAGGAGGCCACAGCCGCTGTCATGGACCTCAATGATCGCCCCATTGGTGCACGCAAAGTCAAGATCAGCTTGGGTTAA